In Pleurocapsa sp. PCC 7319, the following are encoded in one genomic region:
- the rfbC gene encoding dTDP-4-dehydrorhamnose 3,5-epimerase codes for MDIIQTNIPDVLIIEPKVFGDDRGFFMESFNEKTFKAKTGVTSTFVQDNHSRSAKNVLRGLHYQIKQSQGKLVRVVLGEVYDVVVDIRKSSPTFGQWSGCILSEANKRQLWVPPGFAHGFVVLSDMADFLYKTTDYYAPEYERSILWNDPQLNIDWQITEEPILSAKDQAGKPLDQAEVFA; via the coding sequence ATGGATATCATTCAAACAAATATTCCCGATGTTTTAATCATTGAACCCAAGGTGTTTGGTGATGATCGCGGCTTTTTTATGGAAAGCTTTAACGAAAAAACTTTTAAAGCGAAAACTGGAGTTACCAGTACATTTGTGCAAGATAATCACTCTCGCTCGGCTAAAAATGTTTTGCGAGGATTGCACTATCAAATTAAACAATCTCAAGGAAAACTAGTCAGAGTAGTCTTAGGAGAAGTATATGATGTAGTGGTGGATATCCGTAAAAGTTCACCAACTTTTGGACAGTGGAGTGGTTGTATTCTCAGTGAAGCAAACAAGCGACAGCTGTGGGTGCCACCTGGATTCGCTCATGGCTTTGTAGTATTGTCTGATATGGCAGATTTTCTCTATAAAACTACCGATTATTATGCTCCTGAATACGAACGTTCGATTCTGTGGAACGATCCGCAACTTAATATAGATTGGCAAATAACAGAAGAGCCAATCTTGTCGGCGAAAGATCAGGCAGGTAAACCTTTAGATCAAGCTGAGGTGTTTGCGTGA
- the rfbD gene encoding dTDP-4-dehydrorhamnose reductase has translation MTKILLTGITGQVGQELQQTLTSIGEVIGVNRHELDLGQPDQIQHRIAEIKPHVIVNAAAYTAVDKSETETELAMAINAEAPKAIAQVAQDIGATVVHISTDYVFNGQNHTPYLETDQTDPLGVYGNSKLLGEEGVRKNCDRHIILRTAWVYGSRGHGNFIKTMLRLGADREELKVVADQIGSPTWSYDIAVAITQLLEKYLNNLATDGTYNFTSSGVASWYDLAVAIFAEAKQLGFPLKIKRVLPITTAEYPTPTQRPAYSVLSKVKITETLGVYPPHWRESLRKMLSEWRSLKDY, from the coding sequence GTGACCAAGATATTATTGACAGGAATTACAGGGCAAGTTGGTCAAGAGTTGCAACAGACCCTTACTTCGATAGGAGAGGTGATAGGTGTTAATCGTCATGAACTTGATTTAGGTCAACCAGACCAAATTCAACACAGGATTGCAGAGATCAAACCTCATGTAATAGTTAATGCTGCTGCCTATACCGCTGTGGACAAGTCAGAAACCGAAACTGAATTGGCTATGGCAATTAATGCCGAGGCACCCAAGGCGATCGCTCAAGTAGCTCAAGATATCGGTGCCACTGTGGTTCATATCTCAACCGACTATGTATTTAATGGTCAAAATCATACTCCTTATTTAGAGACAGACCAAACCGATCCTTTGGGTGTATATGGTAATTCCAAACTTTTAGGAGAAGAAGGGGTTAGAAAAAACTGCGATCGCCATATCATTCTCCGTACTGCTTGGGTATATGGTTCCAGAGGACATGGTAACTTTATCAAAACCATGCTCAGATTGGGAGCAGATAGAGAAGAATTGAAGGTAGTTGCGGATCAAATAGGTAGTCCTACTTGGTCTTACGATATTGCCGTAGCGATTACTCAGTTACTCGAAAAATATCTAAATAATTTAGCAACGGATGGGACTTATAACTTTACCAGTAGTGGGGTTGCTAGTTGGTACGATCTAGCTGTGGCTATTTTTGCTGAAGCGAAACAACTGGGGTTTCCCTTGAAGATTAAAAGAGTCTTGCCAATTACTACAGCTGAATATCCGACCCCAACTCAACGTCCTGCCTATTCGGTTTTATCCAAAGTCAAAATTACGGAAACATTAGGAGTTTATCCTCCCCATTGGCGAGAATCTCTCAGGAAAATGCTATCTGAATGGCGATCTCTAAAAGATTACTAA
- a CDS encoding glucose-1-phosphate thymidylyltransferase, with protein MKAIILSGGKGTRLRPLTYTGAKQLVPVANKPILWYGIESIVAAGITEIGIIISPETGGEVQSKTGNGDRFGAQITYIKQEQPLGLAHAVKVAQPFLGDSPFVMYLGDNLVQSELDLFLDKFKSQHLDALTLLCEVENPSAFGVAKVDSDGNVLELIEKPKNPPSNLALVGVYLFSPEIHHAIANIQPSARGELEITDAIQYLIDKQKSVASFQLSGWWLDTGKKDDLLAANQIILDTCLELTIEGAIDEPSKISGRVHIGKGSQIINSMIRGPVTIGDNCQITNCFIGPYSSIADNTTLIDIDLEHSVILQGATLEGINDRIVDSLVGERAHLKAAPQRPKALRFMVGDDSTIELT; from the coding sequence ATGAAAGCGATTATTCTCTCTGGTGGTAAAGGTACAAGGTTACGTCCTCTAACTTATACAGGTGCAAAGCAGCTCGTTCCCGTAGCTAATAAACCAATCCTTTGGTATGGCATTGAATCCATTGTGGCCGCAGGAATTACGGAAATTGGCATTATTATTAGTCCAGAAACAGGGGGAGAAGTACAGTCGAAGACAGGGAATGGCGATCGCTTTGGAGCACAGATTACTTATATTAAGCAAGAGCAACCTTTAGGACTTGCCCATGCGGTAAAAGTTGCTCAACCTTTTTTAGGAGACTCGCCTTTCGTGATGTATCTAGGAGATAATTTGGTTCAAAGTGAGTTAGACCTATTCTTAGATAAATTTAAATCTCAACATTTAGATGCTTTAACTTTACTCTGTGAGGTAGAAAATCCCAGTGCGTTTGGGGTAGCTAAAGTTGATAGTGACGGTAATGTACTGGAACTGATTGAAAAACCGAAAAATCCACCTTCAAATCTGGCATTAGTGGGAGTTTATTTATTTTCTCCAGAAATTCATCATGCGATCGCGAATATTCAGCCATCGGCCAGAGGTGAATTAGAAATTACGGATGCGATCCAGTATCTTATTGACAAGCAAAAGAGTGTGGCATCTTTTCAGCTATCAGGATGGTGGCTCGATACAGGGAAAAAAGACGATCTTCTGGCAGCCAACCAAATTATTTTAGATACTTGTTTAGAGTTAACCATTGAGGGGGCAATAGATGAACCAAGTAAAATTAGTGGTCGAGTTCACATAGGAAAGGGTTCTCAAATAATCAACTCTATGATTCGTGGACCTGTAACCATTGGTGACAATTGTCAGATTACTAATTGTTTTATTGGTCCTTACAGTAGCATTGCTGATAATACGACTCTGATAGACATTGACTTAGAACATAGTGTGATTCTCCAAGGAGCAACTTTAGAAGGAATTAACGATCGCATTGTCGATAGTTTAGTCGGGGAAAGGGCACATCTTAAAGCTGCACCCCAACGTCCTAAAGCATTGCGTTTTATGGTTGGTGATGACTCAACGATTGAGTTAACGTGA
- the uvrC gene encoding excinuclease ABC subunit UvrC, translating into MTASTETKLLLKEPEQLEIRLKEIPSEPGVYFMRSGNGDILYIGKSKKLRSRVRSYFRSAQKLSDRIAMMVRQVAEIEFIVTDTEAESLALEANLIKKHQPYYNVLLKDDKKYPYVCITWSEDYPRIFITRKRRATKQRDRYYGPYVDTRLLRYTLHIIKRVFPLRQRRKPLFKDRPCLNYDLGKCPGVCQSLITPEEYHKIVQKVAMVFQGRSDELVNTLESQMEKAVERLEFEKAAKFRDQIKALYSLNADQKVSLPDDTVSRDAIALAADDKHCCIQLFQIRAGKLVGRLGFFADAQSGLPGAILQRVLEEHYSTVEAVEIPTEILVQHELPDGEILTDWLSNKKSRKVSLVNPQRQIKAELIEMVERNANYELERTQRVSDRNYKALEDLAAILDLSELPKRIEGYDISHVQGSNAVASQVVFVDGVPAKQHYRHYKIKNPDVKIGHSDDFASMAEVLGRRFRKYAQIPPLSKERGGDQDFPDLVMIDGGKGQLSSVVKVLQDLNLLEVVKVVSLAKKREEIFLPGESKPLDTDAEQPGVQLLRRVRDESHRFAVSFHRQQRLKSSRRSRLAEIPGLGFHRQKQLLAHFHSIDYIREASVEKLTEVSGIGPNLAQEIYNYFHPNLN; encoded by the coding sequence ATGACAGCATCGACAGAAACGAAACTATTACTAAAAGAACCAGAACAGCTAGAAATTCGCCTGAAGGAGATACCCTCCGAACCAGGAGTGTATTTCATGCGCAGTGGTAATGGCGATATTTTATATATTGGTAAATCCAAGAAATTGAGATCGCGTGTTCGTTCTTATTTTCGCTCTGCTCAAAAACTAAGCGACAGAATCGCGATGATGGTGCGTCAAGTAGCGGAGATTGAGTTTATTGTCACCGATACGGAAGCTGAATCTTTAGCACTAGAAGCCAACTTAATCAAAAAACATCAACCTTACTATAATGTATTGCTTAAGGATGATAAAAAATATCCTTATGTGTGCATTACTTGGTCAGAAGACTATCCCCGCATCTTTATTACTCGTAAGCGTCGGGCTACTAAGCAGCGCGATCGCTATTATGGTCCTTATGTAGATACTCGTCTACTGCGTTATACTCTGCATATAATTAAGCGTGTTTTTCCTCTACGTCAACGTCGTAAGCCCTTGTTTAAAGATCGTCCTTGTCTTAATTACGATCTAGGTAAATGTCCTGGAGTTTGTCAGTCTTTAATTACTCCTGAGGAATATCATAAAATCGTCCAAAAAGTGGCGATGGTGTTTCAGGGTCGGAGTGATGAATTAGTTAATACTCTAGAATCCCAGATGGAGAAGGCGGTAGAAAGATTGGAATTTGAGAAAGCGGCTAAATTCCGCGATCAGATCAAAGCCCTCTACAGTCTTAATGCCGACCAGAAAGTTTCCTTACCCGATGATACTGTTTCCCGTGATGCGATCGCTTTGGCTGCGGACGATAAACACTGCTGTATTCAATTATTTCAAATTCGTGCAGGTAAATTAGTAGGGCGTTTGGGTTTCTTTGCCGATGCTCAATCTGGTTTACCTGGGGCAATTTTACAACGGGTATTGGAGGAACATTATTCCACTGTGGAGGCAGTAGAAATCCCCACCGAAATTCTGGTACAACATGAATTACCTGATGGAGAAATATTAACGGACTGGTTGAGTAATAAAAAAAGTAGAAAGGTTAGCTTAGTTAATCCCCAAAGACAAATCAAGGCTGAACTAATCGAAATGGTAGAACGTAATGCCAACTATGAATTAGAACGAACTCAACGAGTAAGCGATCGCAACTATAAAGCATTAGAAGATTTGGCAGCTATTCTTGATTTATCTGAATTACCTAAAAGAATCGAAGGTTATGATATTTCCCATGTCCAGGGATCAAATGCTGTCGCTTCTCAGGTTGTTTTTGTGGATGGTGTACCCGCAAAACAACATTATCGTCATTACAAAATTAAAAACCCCGATGTCAAAATAGGACACTCTGATGACTTTGCTAGTATGGCAGAAGTCCTTGGTCGTCGCTTTCGCAAGTATGCGCAAATTCCCCCCTTATCAAAGGAGAGAGGTGGGGATCAGGATTTTCCAGATTTAGTGATGATTGATGGTGGTAAAGGACAATTATCTTCAGTGGTTAAAGTACTGCAAGATCTGAACCTATTAGAAGTAGTCAAAGTAGTTAGTCTGGCGAAAAAAAGAGAAGAAATTTTTTTACCAGGAGAGTCTAAGCCTTTAGATACGGATGCTGAACAACCTGGAGTTCAATTACTAAGACGGGTAAGAGATGAGTCCCATCGGTTTGCTGTTAGTTTCCATCGTCAACAGAGACTAAAAAGTAGCAGGCGATCGCGCTTAGCAGAAATTCCTGGTTTAGGTTTCCATCGTCAAAAGCAACTCTTAGCTCATTTTCACTCTATTGATTATATTCGTGAGGCTTCCGTGGAAAAGTTAACTGAAGTGTCTGGGATCGGACCAAATTTAGCTCAGGAAATTTATAATTATTTTCATCCAAACCTAAATTGA
- a CDS encoding cupin domain-containing protein, whose translation MNVTNISEIETLKQLQIADKTSENDAEKSMRFLGTFNQCIYGMVNFIGETPWELHPDDEYLQVIDGNVEVTLLAKENRTEISLSAGDIFTVPKEVWHRQFSEHGVKLMFITSSEGNQHSTKDNPNK comes from the coding sequence ATGAATGTTACCAACATTTCAGAAATAGAAACCCTGAAGCAACTTCAAATTGCTGACAAAACGAGCGAAAATGATGCAGAAAAATCAATGCGGTTTCTGGGAACATTTAATCAATGTATATATGGAATGGTGAATTTTATTGGGGAAACCCCTTGGGAACTTCATCCTGATGATGAATATCTACAAGTTATTGACGGTAATGTGGAAGTTACTCTTTTAGCAAAGGAAAATAGAACTGAAATATCTCTTTCAGCAGGCGATATATTCACTGTTCCGAAAGAAGTTTGGCATCGGCAATTTTCCGAACATGGCGTCAAGCTAATGTTCATTACTTCTTCAGAAGGAAATCAGCATTCAACCAAAGACAATCCCAACAAATAG
- a CDS encoding Rieske 2Fe-2S domain-containing protein, with product MEYPKIRRIYKLIIQQTFHTGGENIAKRIPAIVIETNTQTQTQMYEGAPWCLGRYDSFEINQPKLITLLDHDYVIWKDESGNLNALDNICPHAGANLAKGGYIVDFQGNNCLACPYHGNKVQFLGDGKVIIDGNISNQAIQQVLPLQIVDSLVWTYGLSWQEQDGKLVSEPIEPKLPIPDYSNVPYLPKSHSQLQINGLKHIYSRSESVDCNILQAIWNIHDGEHFAGSHRDTMLTQEIKINNLTQDENKLAWQLIQYKRDDPDAKRNKMSLLVDNVYVQCFNTFLPSLAVITLDYRGQLVLGIVTIYPESPHSTILCLDSYIDFEFSWWQKLIGFPKIANIFRDRLLIEDISILNDLYLTFNKKINLKNDTPAELAINYLQNWGD from the coding sequence TTGGAATATCCAAAAATACGCAGAATTTACAAGCTAATTATCCAGCAAACTTTTCATACTGGTGGTGAAAACATTGCAAAAAGAATACCAGCGATCGTGATTGAAACTAACACCCAAACACAAACTCAAATGTATGAAGGTGCGCCTTGGTGTTTAGGAAGATATGACAGCTTTGAAATTAATCAACCTAAACTAATTACTCTTCTCGATCATGATTACGTAATTTGGAAAGATGAATCGGGTAATTTAAATGCTTTAGACAATATTTGTCCTCATGCTGGAGCAAATCTAGCTAAAGGCGGTTATATTGTAGATTTTCAGGGAAATAACTGTTTAGCTTGTCCTTATCACGGTAATAAAGTCCAATTTTTAGGCGATGGTAAAGTAATTATCGATGGTAATATTTCCAATCAAGCTATACAGCAAGTATTACCGTTACAAATTGTTGATAGTTTAGTTTGGACTTATGGACTTAGTTGGCAAGAACAAGATGGAAAATTAGTTTCTGAACCAATTGAACCAAAACTACCTATTCCCGATTATAGTAATGTTCCTTATCTACCGAAATCCCATTCGCAACTACAGATAAACGGACTTAAGCATATTTATTCTCGCTCAGAATCAGTTGATTGCAATATTCTCCAAGCTATTTGGAATATACATGATGGGGAGCATTTTGCAGGTAGTCATCGGGATACTATGCTGACACAAGAGATAAAAATAAATAATTTAACTCAGGATGAAAATAAACTTGCTTGGCAACTAATTCAGTACAAACGTGACGATCCAGATGCCAAAAGAAATAAGATGAGCTTGCTAGTTGACAATGTATATGTACAGTGTTTCAATACATTTTTACCAAGTCTGGCAGTTATCACTTTAGATTATAGAGGACAGCTTGTTTTAGGCATCGTCACTATATATCCAGAGTCCCCTCATAGCACCATACTATGTTTAGATAGTTACATAGATTTTGAATTTAGCTGGTGGCAGAAACTGATTGGATTTCCGAAAATAGCCAATATATTTCGCGATCGCTTACTTATTGAAGATATATCTATCCTTAATGATCTCTATCTAACCTTCAACAAAAAAATTAACCTCAAAAATGATACCCCTGCTGAATTAGCAATCAATTATCTTCAAAATTGGGGTGATTAA
- a CDS encoding IS1634 family transposase has translation MDIQVKNLDHLGIVAGIVDQIGLVEEIDKQIEQHPQQIISTGQVVKAMILNGLGFVSAPLYLFSEFFVGKATEHLLGEGIKPEHLNDDRIGRALDSLSNQGLTTLFTSIAMLAHQRFNLLTKSLHLDSSSFSLEGSYEIETADESTESTESIESVKITYGYSKDHRPDLKQFMMDVICTGDGDVPLFVRIGNGNESDRAVFAQLIEQFKQEWNLDSIYVADSALYSSANIQQLGELNWITLVPRSIKTAKILAESIEGEVLVESKIPGYRIASCCCDYGGVHQRWLIIESEKRLNSDLKQLEKRLTKQLKIATSELKSLMRQDFACAADAKKAAEKLSRNWKYHSLELIDIETDAHYTKAGRPRKNQSPEHFTYRIKAQVVPVDEVIEIARRQAGRFVLATNVLDEKILTNDEILTEYKGQQSSERGFRFLKDPLFFTSSVFLNTPRRVAALAMVMGLCLLVYTLGQRQLRQVLAHSEQTIPNQLKKPTSTPTLRWVFQCFQAVHLVHLNHQIQVSNLTDTRLKILRFFGNPCQKYYLIC, from the coding sequence ATGGATATCCAAGTTAAAAACTTAGACCACCTAGGTATAGTAGCAGGAATCGTTGACCAAATAGGATTAGTTGAAGAAATAGATAAGCAAATAGAGCAACATCCCCAACAAATCATCAGCACAGGACAAGTGGTGAAAGCTATGATTCTCAATGGATTAGGGTTTGTCAGTGCACCGCTGTACTTATTTAGTGAGTTTTTCGTTGGCAAAGCAACGGAACATCTTTTAGGAGAGGGGATTAAACCAGAACATCTGAATGATGACCGAATTGGAAGAGCTTTGGATAGCTTGTCGAATCAAGGATTAACGACCTTATTCACTAGCATTGCGATGTTAGCCCATCAAAGATTTAACCTTTTGACCAAGAGTCTACATCTAGATTCGAGTAGCTTTAGTTTGGAGGGAAGCTATGAAATAGAAACCGCAGATGAATCAACCGAATCAACCGAATCAATCGAATCCGTCAAGATAACTTACGGCTACTCCAAAGATCATCGACCAGATTTAAAACAATTCATGATGGATGTTATCTGTACAGGAGATGGAGATGTCCCCCTGTTTGTGAGGATAGGAAATGGAAACGAATCCGACCGTGCTGTTTTTGCTCAATTGATCGAGCAATTTAAACAGGAATGGAATCTGGATAGTATCTACGTTGCTGACAGTGCGCTTTACAGTTCAGCAAATATTCAACAACTGGGAGAGTTAAACTGGATTACCCTTGTCCCTCGAAGTATAAAAACCGCCAAAATCTTAGCTGAATCAATCGAAGGCGAGGTGTTGGTTGAGAGCAAAATTCCAGGTTATCGTATTGCATCATGTTGTTGCGATTATGGAGGAGTTCATCAACGTTGGCTAATTATTGAAAGTGAAAAGCGTCTTAATAGCGATCTCAAGCAACTCGAAAAGCGACTAACAAAACAACTTAAAATAGCGACAAGTGAACTTAAGTCACTGATGAGACAAGATTTTGCCTGTGCTGCCGATGCCAAAAAAGCGGCGGAAAAACTTAGCCGCAACTGGAAATATCATTCCTTAGAATTAATCGACATTGAGACTGATGCTCACTACACAAAGGCAGGACGACCTAGGAAAAATCAGTCTCCTGAACATTTTACCTATCGTATCAAGGCTCAAGTTGTTCCTGTAGATGAGGTAATTGAGATTGCCAGAAGACAAGCAGGAAGGTTTGTTCTCGCTACTAATGTTCTCGATGAGAAGATTCTGACTAATGATGAGATTTTAACTGAATATAAAGGTCAGCAAAGTTCGGAAAGGGGTTTCCGATTCTTGAAAGATCCTCTGTTTTTTACTTCGAGTGTCTTTTTGAATACTCCTCGGCGAGTGGCAGCCCTGGCAATGGTTATGGGTTTGTGTTTGCTAGTTTATACTCTCGGTCAACGTCAATTAAGACAAGTCTTAGCTCATTCCGAGCAGACTATTCCCAACCAACTCAAGAAACCCACCTCTACTCCTACACTAAGATGGGTATTTCAGTGTTTTCAGGCGGTTCATCTTGTTCATTTGAATCATCAAATACAAGTTTCTAATCTTACTGACACCCGACTGAAGATCTTACGGTTTTTTGGAAACCCTTGCCAAAAATATTATTTAATCTGCTGA
- a CDS encoding MFS transporter — MQPDFPFQPQTLPVFYGWVILVVTTIGIIMSIPGQTAGVSVFTDHLIAATGLSRLTLSNAYLIGTLTSGLLLPFGGVFIDRFGARLVVIGASIWLSITLIYLSMSDRLAQWTSAALSLNSSRAIAFIFLCIGFISLRFSGQGMLTMVSRTTLGKWFNRRRGIASGTASVFVSCGFSAAPLLLSFFIDQFGWRGAWLSLAVLVGLGMGTIGWLFYRDNPEECGMVMDGLSSASVAAGFPVTTPATKSSDSPNTLSTPSEHSTVSKTSQRNVSPTRDFTRSEALRTLAFWAVTLALASQALTITGITFHIVDIGASVGLPQKQTVAIFLPIAIFSMLTSYFMGIVSDRTQLRVLFIGMMIFEAFGISGMAHLDSAVLRIVAIVGLGISGGCFGTLSAVTMPRYFGRQHLGAISGVEMMTLVIASATGPSLLAIFNELFGSYRLGLYFFSGIPLTIIFLLISLRNPQES, encoded by the coding sequence ATGCAGCCAGATTTTCCGTTTCAGCCTCAAACCCTCCCAGTTTTTTATGGCTGGGTAATTTTGGTAGTGACCACCATCGGGATTATCATGAGCATTCCTGGTCAGACTGCTGGAGTGAGTGTCTTTACCGATCACTTGATTGCCGCCACTGGACTATCCCGATTAACCCTAAGTAATGCCTATCTTATTGGTACCCTTACCAGCGGATTACTATTACCTTTTGGAGGCGTATTTATTGATCGGTTTGGGGCTCGCTTGGTAGTGATAGGTGCATCTATTTGGCTGTCCATAACACTGATTTATCTAAGTATGAGCGATCGCCTAGCTCAATGGACAAGCGCTGCATTATCCCTTAACTCCTCTAGAGCGATCGCCTTTATCTTCTTGTGTATTGGCTTTATCAGCCTAAGGTTTAGTGGTCAAGGGATGTTAACGATGGTAAGTCGCACCACCCTTGGTAAGTGGTTTAATCGTCGTCGAGGTATCGCATCGGGAACCGCTAGTGTATTTGTATCCTGTGGTTTTTCAGCGGCGCCTCTGCTACTTAGCTTTTTTATCGATCAATTTGGTTGGCGTGGAGCATGGCTAAGTCTAGCGGTACTAGTTGGTCTTGGCATGGGAACAATTGGCTGGTTATTTTATCGAGATAATCCAGAAGAGTGTGGCATGGTAATGGATGGACTTTCCTCCGCTTCTGTCGCTGCCGGTTTTCCAGTTACTACTCCTGCAACTAAATCCTCTGATTCACCCAATACCTTATCAACCCCATCTGAGCATTCAACAGTATCGAAAACATCTCAACGTAACGTTTCTCCTACTCGCGACTTCACAAGATCAGAAGCTCTGCGGACGCTTGCATTTTGGGCTGTCACACTGGCTCTGGCATCTCAAGCTCTGACCATAACTGGTATTACTTTTCATATTGTGGATATCGGTGCTTCTGTGGGGTTGCCGCAAAAACAGACTGTTGCCATCTTTTTACCCATCGCCATTTTTTCGATGCTGACAAGCTATTTTATGGGTATAGTCTCAGATAGAACCCAATTGAGGGTCTTGTTTATCGGTATGATGATCTTTGAAGCCTTTGGGATTAGCGGTATGGCACACTTAGATAGTGCGGTGCTGCGGATAGTTGCGATTGTAGGATTGGGTATCAGTGGTGGATGTTTTGGGACACTATCAGCAGTAACTATGCCGCGTTATTTTGGGCGTCAACACCTTGGTGCGATCTCTGGAGTTGAAATGATGACTCTAGTGATTGCCAGCGCAACTGGTCCATCCCTCCTAGCGATATTTAATGAACTATTTGGCAGTTATCGCTTGGGACTATACTTTTTTTCAGGAATCCCTCTGACCATTATTTTTCTACTCATCTCGTTGCGAAATCCTCAAGAGTCATGA
- a CDS encoding AraC family transcriptional regulator produces MQNNLEPSLSINFSKEKEEGYKRIFKRSPLVSSMSVGWNDLVIAYDQYPPGEIPKISVKQHCLGIYTNMPSFVQTERTINGRLVREQNIQGDCVIVPANTSHQVAWNHEGGALTIAINPTVFAQTIYEVVDPDCVELLPQFATPDPLIYQIGVALKSVLTKHGTSSRLYAETLINALILHLLEHYSTNRPNLSECIAGKLPKYKLQQVIDYIYAYLDRDLSLKELGTVVQMSPQYFSQLFKETTGITPHQYVIRCRIERAKGLLKQGLSIAETATQVGFVDQSHLHRHFKRLMGVTPKTFSQQFKKRKN; encoded by the coding sequence ATGCAGAACAACTTAGAGCCTTCTCTCTCGATTAATTTTTCTAAGGAAAAAGAAGAAGGTTATAAACGTATTTTTAAGCGATCGCCTCTTGTTTCTAGTATGTCCGTTGGCTGGAACGATCTAGTAATTGCCTACGATCAATATCCTCCAGGAGAAATACCTAAAATTTCAGTCAAACAACATTGTCTGGGAATTTATACTAATATGCCATCATTTGTTCAAACAGAAAGAACTATTAACGGACGTTTAGTACGAGAACAAAATATTCAAGGAGATTGTGTCATTGTCCCTGCCAACACAAGTCATCAAGTAGCATGGAATCACGAAGGTGGCGCACTTACCATCGCGATCAATCCTACAGTTTTTGCTCAGACTATTTACGAAGTAGTCGATCCTGACTGTGTTGAACTTTTGCCTCAGTTTGCAACTCCCGATCCCCTTATTTATCAGATTGGAGTAGCACTTAAATCCGTTTTAACTAAACATGGCACCAGCAGTCGTCTTTATGCCGAGACTTTAATTAATGCCCTCATTCTTCATTTACTAGAACATTATTCAACTAATCGCCCAAATCTTTCTGAATGTATAGCAGGAAAGCTACCTAAATATAAATTACAACAAGTAATTGACTATATTTATGCTTATCTAGATCGCGACTTAAGTTTAAAAGAATTAGGAACTGTGGTACAAATGAGTCCCCAATATTTTTCCCAGCTTTTTAAAGAAACGACGGGCATTACCCCCCATCAATATGTTATTCGCTGTCGTATCGAACGAGCCAAAGGCTTACTCAAGCAGGGATTATCTATTGCCGAGACAGCAACTCAAGTAGGTTTTGTAGATCAAAGTCATCTTCATCGTCATTTCAAACGTCTAATGGGTGTTACGCCCAAAACTTTTTCACAACAGTTTAAGAAGAGAAAAAACTAG